One genomic segment of Echeneis naucrates chromosome 18, fEcheNa1.1, whole genome shotgun sequence includes these proteins:
- the nedd8 gene encoding NEDD8, whose translation MLIKVKTLTGKEIEIDIEPTDKVERIKERVEEKEGIPPQQQRLIYSGKQMNDEKTAADYKIQGGSVLHLVLALRGGQALCSPRCLYSIPAL comes from the exons ATGCTGATAAAAGTGAAG ACCCTCACTGGCAAGGAGATAGAGATTGACATAGAGCCCACAGATAAG GTGGAGCGGATTAAAGAAAgggtggaggagaaagaggggatCCCTCCACAACAGCAGAGGTTGATCTACAGCGGAAAACAGAT gAATGAtgagaaaacagctgcagacTATAAAATCCAGGGGGGTTCTGTTCTCCATCTGGTGCTTGCTCTGCGAGGAGGACAAGCGCTCTGCTCTCCCAGATGCCTCTACTCCATTCCTGCATTGTAG
- the gmpr2 gene encoding GMP reductase 2, producing MPRIENDIKLDFKDVLLRPKRSTLKSRNEVDLMRSFTFRNSKSSYRGIPIIAANMDTVGTFEMAQALHQFTLFTTIHKHYSVDDWVEFAGKHPECLESVAVSTGTGENDFDRISAILEAVPQLQYICVDVANGYSEHFVHFVKDVRQKFPKHTIMAGNVVTGEMVEELILAGADIIKVGIGPGSVCTTRKKTGVGYPQLSAVIECADAAHGLGGHIISDGGCTCPGDVSKAFGAGADFVMLGGMLAGHTESGGEIIEKNGKKYKLFYGMSSDTAMKRHAGGVADYRASEGKTVEVVYKGPVDVTVRDILGGVRSTCTYVGAAKLKELSRRTTFIRVTQQLNNVFGTDS from the exons ATGCCCCGAATTGAGAACGACATCAAGCTGGACTTCAAGGATGTTCTCCTCCGTCCAAAGCGAAGTACACTCAAGTCCAGAAACGAG GTGGACTTGATGAGGAGCTTCACCTTCAGGAACTCCAAGAGCAGCTACAGAGGGATTCCCATCATTGCTGCTAACATGGACACTGTGGGGACCTTTGAGATGGCCCAAGCTTTGCACCAG TTCACGCTCTTCACTACTATTCACAAACATTACTCCGTGGATGACTGGGTGGAATTTGCAGGAAAGCATCCCGAATGTCTGGAG AGTGTGGCAGTCAGCACAGGTACCGGTGAGAATGACTTTGACAGGATTTCAGCCATCCTGGAAGCAGTGCCGCAGCTGCAGTACATCTGTGTAGACGTGGCCAATGGATACTCTGaacattttgtccattttgtcAAAGACGTCAGGCAAAAGTTTCCTAAACACACCATAATG GCAGGGAATGTGGTGACTGGAGAgatggtggaggagctgatccTGGCTGGTGCGGACATCATCAAAGTAGGCATCGGACCAG GCTCAGTTTGCACCACCCGCAAGAAGACAGGGGTAGGATACCCCCAGCTTAGTGCTGTGATTGAGTGTGCAGATGCGGCACATGGACTGGGCGGTCACATAATCTCT gaTGGTGGATGTACTTGCCCAGGAGATGTCTCAAAGGCTTTTG GTGCTGGAGCAGACTTTGTGATGCTTGGTGGTATGTTAGCTGGCCACACGGAGAGTGGTGGCGAGATCATAGAGAAAAACGGGAAGAAATACAAGCTCTTCTATGGaatgagctctgacacagcgaTGAAGAGACATGCAGGCGGCGTTGCTGACTACAG AGCGTCAGAAGGGAAAACAGTGGAAGTTGTTTACAAAGGTCCGGTTGACGTGACGGTACGAGACATCCTAGGTGGGGTCCGCTCCACATGCACTTATGTTGGTGCGGCCAAGCTGAAGGAGCTGAGCCGCAGGACCACCTTCATCAGGGTCACCCAGCAGCTCAACAATGTCTTTGGCACTGACAGCTGA
- the cideb gene encoding lipid transferase CIDEB, translated as MRNNSEKKLTRMETTSSLIKSVTKRVWSPTQRPFRVCCHNRETRKGITAGTLEELRERVCQALQLSLSVLSLILVCEEDGTEVDSDEFLMTLPDNTMLMALEPGQTWRSQQGGLLPKSQAQKKPHTGRDIARVTFDLYRISPKDVFGSLSVKATFQGLYSVSADFQCLGPKKILREALRVVSRLLQAAGHLLITSASMIRRVIEGAELWQPQRAEYKAIWN; from the exons ATG AGGAATAACAGTGAGAAGAAACTCACAAGAATGGAGACAACATCTTCACTTATCAA ATCAGTAACCAAGCGGGTGTGGTCCCCCACACAGCGACCTTTCAGGGTGTGTTGTCACAACAGGGAGACCAGAAAGGGCATCACAGCTGGGACCCTGGAGGAGCTGAGAGAAAGG GTCTGCCAGGCGCTGCAGCTCTCCctgtctgttctgtctctgATTCTGGTTTGTGAGGAGGATGGTACAGAGGTTGACTCTGATGAATTCCTCATGACGCTGCCTGACAACACCATGCTGATGGCCCTGGAGCCTGGACAGACGTGGAGATCACAGCAG GGTGGACTTTTACCCAAATCTCAAGCACAAAAAAAGCCTCACACCGGGAGAGACATAGCTCgtgtcacctttgacctttataGAATCAGCCCAAAGGATGTGTTTGGATCCTTGAGTGTGAAGGCCACATTTCAAGGCCTGTACTCTGTGAGTGCTGACTTCCAGTGTCTGGGACCCAAAAAGATCTTAAG GGAAGCCCTTCGCGTGGTCTCCAGACTCCTACAGGCTGCTGGACACCTGCTTATCACATCTGCCTCTATGATTCGTCGTGTTATTGAAGGTGCTGAGCTTTGGCAGCCACAGAGGGCAGAGTACAAAGCCATTTGGAACTGA